From Lolium perenne isolate Kyuss_39 chromosome 5, Kyuss_2.0, whole genome shotgun sequence, a single genomic window includes:
- the LOC127301336 gene encoding fructose-bisphosphate aldolase-lysine N-methyltransferase, chloroplastic, whose product MAALHLLLPPHILSGHGPPPLLRLHKKPSPLLHLLPRAAVAATGASAAGSALSAPSDAALQNFRRWLSTHGADTGAAAPAAVPEGLGLVAARGLPRGEVVAEVPKKLWMDADAVAASDIGRVCGGAGDLRPWVSVSLLILREAARGGDSLWAPYLAILPRHTDSTIFWSEEELLEIQGTQLLSTTMGVKEYVQSEFDNVEAQIIAPNKDLFPGTITCDDFLWAFGVLRSRVFPELRGDKLALIPFADLINHSGDITSKEPCWEIKGKGFLGRDVVFSLRTPLEVKSGEQVYVQYDLDKSNAELALDYGFTEWNSSRDSYTLTLEISESDPFYGDKLDIAELNGMGETAYFDIVLGESLPPQMIPYLRLLCLGGTDAFLLEALFRNKVWEHLELPVSRDNEESICQVIQKACKSALAAYHTTIEEDEELLEREDLQSRHLIAIEVRIGEKKVLQQINDIFKEREQELDDLEYYQERRLKDLGFLGDNGEIIFWES is encoded by the exons ATGGCAGCTCTCCACCTACTCCTCCCGCCTCACATCCTCTCCGGTCACGGCCCCCCTCCCCTCCTCCGCCTCCACAAGAAACCGAGCCCCCTCCTCCACCTGCTCCCGCGCGCGGCCGTCGCAGCCACAGGGGCATCAGCCGCGGGGTCGGCACTTTCCGCGCCCTCCGACGCCGCGCTGCAGAACTTCCGCCGCTGGCTCTCCACCCACGGCGCGGACACGGGCGCGGCGGCCCCGGCGGCCGTGCCCGAGGGCCTGGGCCTCGTGGCGGCGCGGGGCCTGCCCCGCGGCGAGGTCGTCGCCGAGGTGCCCAAGAAGCTCTGGATGGACGccgacgccgtcgccgcctccgACATCGGCCGCGTCTGCGGCGGCGCGGGCGACCTCCGTCCCTGGGTCTCCGTGTCCCTGCTCATCCTCCGGGAGGCCGCGCGCGGAGGGGACTCGCTCTGGGCGCCCTACCTCGCCATCCTCCCGCGCCACACCGACTCCACCATCTTCTG GTCAGAAGAAGAGCTCTTGGAGATACAAG GAACACAACTATTGAGCACAACAATGGGCGTGAAAGAGTATGTGCAGAGCGAGTTCGATAATGTTGAAGCTCAGATCATAGCCCCGAATAAGGATCTTTTCCCTGGTACCATAACATGTGATGACTTCCTTTGGGCATTTGGAGTACTGAGATCAAGAGTTTTTCCAGAGCTCCGTGGAGACAAGCTTGCTCTCATACCGTTTGCTGATCTG ATAAATCACAGTGGCGATATTACCTCAAAAGAGCCCTGTTGGGAGATCAAAGGAAAGGGTTTCCTGGGCAGGGATGTCGTGTTCTCTTTGCGGACGCCACTGGAAGTTAAATCTGGGGAACAG GTATACGTTCAGTATGACCTGGACAAGAGTAATGCTGAATTGGCACTTGACTATGGGTTCACTGAATGGAACTCGTCAAGGGACTCGTATACTCTGACGCTGGAGATCTCTGAATCTGATCCATTCTATGGAGACAAGCTTGACATTGCAGAGTTAAACGGAATGGGGGAGACTGCATACTTCGATATTGTTCTTGGCGAATCTCTTCCTCCTCAAATGATTCCATACCTGCGATTACTTTGTCTTGGGGGAACAGATGCATTTCTCCTGGAAGCTCTCTTCAGAAATAAAGTTTGGGAGCACCTTGAACTTCCTGTGAGTCGTGATAACGAGGAATCAATATGCCAAGTCATCCAAAAGGCCTGCAAATCTGCCCTTGCTGCCTATCACACCACAATAGAAGAG GATGAAGAACTACTCGAaagagaagatttgcaatcaaGACATCTAATCGCCATTGAGGTGAGGATTGGTGAAAAGAAAGTACTACAACAAATCAATGATATTTTTAAGGAGAGGGAGCAAGAATTAGATGACCTTGAGTACTACCAGGAAAGGAGGCTCAAGGATCTTGGTTTTCTTGGTGACAATGGTGAAATTATCTTCTGGGAGTCCTAG
- the LOC127301338 gene encoding small ribosomal subunit protein uS10-like encodes MATELAYAPPMKAGKEGFQGTQEAQHRIRITLSSKSVKNLEKVCSDLVKGAKDKSLRVKGPVRMPTKVLNITTRKSPCGEDK; translated from the exons ATGGCGACCGAGCTGGCGTACGCCCCGCCGATGAAGGCCGGCAAGGAGGGGTTCCAGGGGACGCAGGAGGCGCAGCACAGGATCCGCATCACCCTCTCCTCCAAGAGCGTCAAGAACCTCGAGAAGG TTTGCTCCGATCTTGTCAAGGGAGCCAAGGACAAGAGCCTCAGGGTCAAGGGCCCCGTCAGGATGCCCACCAAGGTGCTCAACATCACCACCAGGAAGTCCCCCTGCGGAGAAG ACAAATAG